One window of the Leptospiraceae bacterium genome contains the following:
- a CDS encoding DUF5715 family protein: MKNLKNFFLLIVITILTIVIAYLLYSKLKLQRELRSYTKTKNLAIKEFYQFIYQNFPIFEDWLDEEKKKSLRTYLYPYHIELANHYQLTSIRSSKELNQNNFKSLENPDIRTYYFFYNVPNEFRYFHRKFYPVLILIGEEFQKTLNFQSYPIKVKLAISSALRPADYQKLLKLKNPNAIENSTHAYGISIDIFYDEFYVDFSFLCENYSRFIQELCKKDIVELGYLMGGNLRRQFTAILAETLLRMQKENVLYVIWEKNQRVFHITPIPKE; encoded by the coding sequence ATGAAGAATTTAAAAAACTTTTTTCTTTTGATTGTTATCACAATTTTAACGATTGTCATTGCATATCTCTTATATTCCAAACTAAAATTACAAAGAGAACTCCGTAGCTACACAAAAACAAAAAATTTAGCTATCAAAGAGTTTTACCAATTCATATATCAAAACTTTCCTATTTTTGAGGACTGGCTTGATGAGGAAAAAAAGAAATCCTTAAGAACTTATCTTTATCCTTATCATATCGAATTAGCAAATCATTATCAACTTACTTCCATCAGATCGAGCAAGGAACTAAATCAAAATAACTTTAAATCATTAGAAAATCCTGACATAAGAACCTATTACTTTTTTTATAATGTTCCTAATGAATTTCGTTATTTTCATAGGAAATTCTATCCTGTGCTCATTCTTATTGGTGAAGAGTTTCAAAAAACTCTGAATTTTCAATCATACCCTATAAAAGTGAAGTTGGCGATTTCTTCAGCTCTCAGACCTGCTGATTACCAAAAACTTTTAAAACTTAAAAACCCGAATGCAATAGAAAATTCAACTCATGCCTATGGTATCAGTATTGATATTTTTTATGATGAATTCTATGTCGATTTTAGTTTTCTTTGTGAAAACTATTCAAGGTTTATACAAGAACTTTGCAAAAAAGATATTGTTGAGTTAGGTTATTTGATGGGAGGAAACCTAAGACGACAATTCACTGCCATTTTAGCTGAAACATTACTGCGCATGCAAAAAGAAAATGTTTTATACGTCATCTGGGAGAAAAATCAACGTGTCTTTCACATTACTCCCATACCTAAAGAGTGA
- a CDS encoding ATP-binding protein: MSYPVDLTGLPVYIKKGFHIENCTLSEEEAVSQGFYKIEANVGNRKIHVPDFSDVLDIPKRNFFELRSLPPLDFTFLFYVPVSESDYDKMKSPAILFAKIGEYYAIYWNQELIVDRSKEKQVNIKDVIIPIPKTLIKIGTNTLCIHIKGDPLSRETGFFFGNPYLFDEFIDLFKQKRIYLQVFFINLSILIGIFYLTIFLKRKEKKKHLYFSLFSIVIAIFFFIRSSLFDELEVISDYNLVFRIRSLTLYLLIPLLVKTYQHSIKKIKSWKKWIFDISFYHGTVFFFFILILPDNTLFDLQLLWLSTIPIIMAVLSISNTISLIEEINQTKKENFLSKLRFSISTESFTHLINVLLLFIPAIFDIILYITKLQRPKYMEIGFTLLMIHSGIRVIFHLLDFNNQLTNLNKKLQAKINKLRKANEIIKLSEKKYKLIFNQTSDILFILDPKGNIIEISDSFEKILKIPKYEFTEKSFFSLIYQDVQRSKVLDLYTERIQNFIENGKTLKIQVPLKSYDDIPFKLFDIVLEKIFRNNKVDEIFARATLVKKDPIFQYLTKEYSSFVFNTDIYLIDNIIAKLTEELSELIDELELSMIRVGLREILINAIEHGNLEITYEDKKKYLEKGNYHEYLRNKLRDPHYQNKKVIVEYRFTPKEVAYKITDEGNGFDVKKYLEKKNIHLDSLHGRGIFIAKNAFDRIVYNSKGNSVTLIKKISKTI; encoded by the coding sequence ATGTCCTATCCTGTTGACCTTACGGGACTTCCTGTTTATATCAAAAAAGGTTTTCATATTGAAAATTGCACATTGAGTGAAGAAGAAGCAGTTTCACAAGGTTTCTACAAAATCGAAGCAAATGTAGGGAATCGAAAAATTCATGTGCCAGACTTTTCTGATGTTTTGGACATTCCAAAGAGAAATTTTTTCGAACTTCGAAGTCTTCCACCTCTTGATTTCACTTTTCTTTTTTACGTTCCCGTTTCTGAAAGTGATTACGATAAAATGAAATCTCCTGCTATATTGTTTGCTAAGATTGGAGAGTATTATGCCATCTATTGGAATCAAGAACTCATTGTAGATAGATCCAAAGAAAAACAAGTTAATATCAAAGATGTTATAATCCCAATCCCTAAGACTTTAATCAAAATCGGAACTAATACTTTATGTATTCACATCAAAGGGGATCCTTTATCTCGAGAAACAGGCTTTTTTTTTGGGAATCCCTATCTTTTCGATGAGTTCATTGACCTTTTTAAGCAAAAACGTATTTATTTACAAGTTTTCTTTATTAATCTTTCTATTTTGATTGGGATTTTTTATTTAACTATTTTCTTGAAACGTAAAGAAAAAAAAAAACATCTTTACTTCAGTTTATTCTCTATTGTTATTGCCATTTTCTTTTTTATACGATCCTCCCTTTTTGATGAACTTGAAGTCATCTCTGATTATAATCTGGTTTTTCGAATACGATCTTTAACTTTATATTTACTCATCCCTTTGCTTGTGAAAACTTACCAACATTCAATAAAAAAAATAAAAAGTTGGAAAAAGTGGATTTTTGATATTTCTTTTTATCACGGAACCGTATTTTTCTTTTTTATTTTAATTTTGCCTGATAATACATTGTTTGATTTACAACTTTTATGGCTTTCTACTATTCCTATTATAATGGCTGTCCTTTCGATTTCTAATACAATTAGTCTTATAGAAGAAATAAACCAAACAAAAAAAGAAAACTTTCTATCAAAGCTCCGATTTTCTATTTCTACTGAAAGCTTTACACATTTAATTAATGTATTACTTCTTTTTATTCCTGCAATATTTGATATTATCTTGTATATCACAAAATTACAAAGACCCAAATACATGGAAATAGGATTTACGCTGCTAATGATACACTCAGGTATTCGTGTTATCTTTCATTTATTAGACTTCAACAATCAGCTTACCAATTTGAACAAAAAACTTCAAGCAAAAATCAATAAACTCAGAAAAGCCAATGAAATCATAAAACTATCGGAAAAAAAGTATAAGCTTATTTTCAATCAAACATCTGATATTTTATTTATCCTAGATCCAAAGGGAAACATCATAGAAATAAGTGATAGTTTTGAGAAAATTCTAAAAATCCCAAAATATGAATTTACAGAAAAAAGCTTTTTTTCTTTGATATATCAGGACGTCCAAAGAAGTAAAGTTCTTGATCTATACACTGAAAGAATCCAAAACTTTATAGAAAATGGTAAAACTCTAAAAATCCAGGTTCCTTTGAAGTCTTATGATGACATACCCTTTAAGTTATTTGATATTGTCTTAGAAAAAATTTTTAGAAATAACAAGGTAGATGAAATTTTTGCTCGAGCAACCTTAGTTAAAAAAGACCCAATCTTTCAATATTTAACAAAGGAATATTCAAGTTTTGTTTTTAATACAGACATTTATTTGATAGATAATATCATAGCTAAGCTTACAGAAGAACTAAGTGAACTCATTGATGAATTAGAACTAAGCATGATTCGTGTAGGACTACGAGAAATTTTAATCAATGCAATAGAACATGGAAACTTAGAAATTACCTACGAAGATAAGAAAAAATATTTAGAAAAAGGCAACTATCATGAATATTTAAGAAACAAATTAAGAGATCCTCATTATCAAAATAAAAAAGTGATTGTGGAATATCGTTTTACCCCAAAAGAAGTAGCCTATAAAATCACCGATGAAGGGAATGGCTTTGATGTAAAAAAATACTTAGAAAAGAAGAACATCCATTTAGACTCTCTTCATGGTCGTGGGATTTTCATTGCAAAGAATGCTTTTGATAGAATTGTTTACAATAGCAAAGGAAATTCTGTCACTCTCATAAAAAAAATTTCTAAAACTATATGA
- the ispF gene encoding 2-C-methyl-D-erythritol 2,4-cyclodiphosphate synthase — protein MQIRIGQGIDVHRIEKTNQVDFIRLGGVEIPSEYRIIAHSDGDILLHSLSDAILGAIGETDIGIHFPDTDSKNKNLDSKIILKHALQLMKEKNFEIGNIDITLLAEKPKIKPFREKIIEKISELCQIPKSQIAIKATTTEKLGFIGRSEGIACCTVVLLIQK, from the coding sequence ATGCAAATTCGGATAGGACAAGGGATTGACGTTCATCGAATAGAAAAAACAAATCAAGTTGATTTCATACGTCTGGGAGGAGTGGAAATTCCTTCTGAATATCGTATCATTGCCCATTCCGATGGGGATATTCTTCTTCATTCTCTTTCTGATGCCATTTTGGGAGCTATTGGGGAAACTGATATAGGGATCCATTTTCCTGATACCGACTCGAAAAATAAAAACCTAGACTCGAAAATAATCTTAAAACACGCTCTACAGCTTATGAAAGAAAAAAACTTCGAGATCGGAAACATAGACATCACTTTACTGGCTGAGAAACCTAAAATCAAACCATTCAGAGAAAAAATCATCGAGAAAATTTCAGAACTTTGTCAAATCCCAAAAAGTCAAATAGCTATAAAAGCAACAACCACAGAAAAATTAGGTTTTATAGGAAGAAGTGAGGGAATAGCATGCTGCACAGTAGTTTTACTAATCCAAAAGTAA
- the gatA gene encoding Asp-tRNA(Asn)/Glu-tRNA(Gln) amidotransferase subunit GatA, giving the protein MNEILNHSIEEHIKNLKKKVYSVKELMQASLEKAEKTKDYFIFLKLDPEKILKQAEVSQSYYDKKKPRPLEGIPISIKDNICEEGEQTTCASKILYNFIAPYSATVIKKLKDSGAILFGRTNMDEFAMGSSTENSAFGITKNPLDPERVPGGSSGGSAASVAAKIVPASLGSDTGGSIRQPASFCGVYGLKPTYGRVSRYGLVAFASSLDQIGPFARNTNDIALVLSIIQGYDRYDSTSHPKSDQIPIDTKPKAYTKTEKKKVKLGLYFPQPGEEGFDDDVIKAFQELKEKLIKEGYQIQEIQSQLWKYSIAVYYILATAEASSNLARYDGVRYGYRSPNAKNVFDVFIRSRTEGFGPEVKRRILLGTYVLSSGYYEAFYHKAQKARKMIREEYKQFFKEVDFILSPTSPTVPFKIGEKTNDPIAMYKSDILTISVNLAGIPAMNVPIAKTETGLPIGLQIHAPHFEENRIFRLSKTFEKDGWIVSF; this is encoded by the coding sequence ATGAATGAAATTTTAAATCACTCCATTGAAGAACATATAAAAAACCTAAAAAAGAAAGTTTATTCTGTAAAAGAGCTCATGCAAGCCTCCCTCGAGAAAGCTGAAAAGACAAAGGACTATTTTATTTTTTTGAAGTTAGATCCAGAAAAAATCCTCAAGCAAGCAGAAGTATCACAGAGTTATTACGATAAGAAAAAACCAAGACCTTTGGAAGGGATACCTATTTCCATCAAAGACAATATCTGTGAGGAAGGAGAACAAACTACATGTGCATCAAAAATTTTATATAACTTCATAGCTCCCTACTCTGCTACAGTGATAAAAAAACTCAAAGATAGTGGTGCTATTTTGTTTGGAAGAACCAACATGGATGAATTTGCCATGGGTTCATCCACTGAAAACTCTGCTTTTGGTATCACGAAAAATCCCCTTGATCCAGAAAGGGTTCCCGGCGGATCTTCGGGTGGTTCAGCGGCAAGTGTAGCGGCAAAGATCGTTCCCGCATCACTAGGTTCGGACACGGGAGGTTCTATCCGTCAGCCAGCTTCTTTTTGTGGGGTCTATGGACTTAAACCCACTTATGGCAGGGTTTCCCGTTATGGTTTGGTGGCGTTTGCTTCTAGTTTAGATCAAATCGGACCTTTTGCAAGAAATACCAACGATATTGCTTTGGTGCTTTCCATCATACAAGGTTATGATCGCTATGACTCCACTTCTCACCCCAAGTCCGATCAAATCCCTATTGATACAAAACCCAAAGCCTACACAAAAACAGAAAAGAAAAAAGTCAAATTAGGTTTGTATTTCCCACAACCTGGGGAAGAAGGTTTTGATGATGACGTCATAAAAGCATTCCAAGAGCTCAAAGAAAAACTTATAAAAGAAGGTTATCAAATTCAAGAAATTCAATCTCAACTTTGGAAATATTCCATAGCTGTATATTATATTTTAGCAACAGCAGAAGCATCAAGTAACTTAGCAAGGTATGATGGTGTTCGGTATGGATATCGTTCTCCAAATGCAAAAAATGTATTTGATGTTTTCATTCGTTCTCGAACTGAAGGATTTGGTCCTGAGGTAAAACGAAGAATCCTTTTAGGAACTTATGTTCTTTCTTCTGGATATTACGAAGCCTTTTATCACAAGGCTCAAAAAGCAAGAAAAATGATACGGGAAGAATACAAACAATTCTTCAAAGAAGTTGATTTTATTTTATCTCCCACAAGTCCAACGGTTCCCTTTAAAATCGGAGAGAAAACAAACGATCCGATAGCCATGTATAAAAGCGATATTTTGACAATCTCCGTCAACTTGGCTGGAATACCTGCGATGAATGTTCCCATCGCAAAAACAGAGACAGGACTTCCGATTGGACTACAAATCCATGCTCCGCACTTCGAAGAAAACCGTATCTTTCGACTTTCTAAAACTTTCGAAAAAGATGGCTGGATAGTCTCATTCTGA
- the gatC gene encoding Asp-tRNA(Asn)/Glu-tRNA(Gln) amidotransferase subunit GatC — MTEEFKELCFLARLDPNDESLKNLEKDFLKILEYVKQIEEIDTSSITEDYTQEDTMNIFRKDIPEATLSLNAIAQNAPDWESGHFVVPGIIEQEN, encoded by the coding sequence ATGACAGAAGAATTCAAAGAACTATGCTTTCTTGCTCGCTTGGATCCAAATGATGAAAGTCTTAAGAATCTCGAAAAGGATTTTCTAAAGATCTTAGAATACGTTAAGCAAATCGAAGAAATTGACACCTCTTCAATCACCGAAGACTATACCCAAGAAGACACTATGAATATCTTTCGAAAAGACATTCCAGAAGCTACGTTGAGCTTGAACGCTATTGCCCAAAATGCTCCCGATTGGGAATCAGGACATTTCGTAGTTCCCGGAATTATTGAACAAGAAAATTAG
- a CDS encoding thioredoxin family protein, whose protein sequence is MRLLNHEAQEETRKILSEMRDDVKMILFVSDDGCMYCEDTKQLISEVAELSPKLQFEVYNFDFSREKAEYYQVDKVPALILENKRDYGIRFYGIPSGYEFGTLLQDLIYVSNLKTDLSPKTLDFIRNHIKQPIHIQVFVTPTCPYCPRAVLLAHSFALESEYVRADMIEATEFPDLSRKYRVFGVPKTVINDRIHIEGAVPESVFIKKLQEIL, encoded by the coding sequence ATGAGATTACTGAATCATGAAGCTCAAGAAGAAACAAGAAAGATCCTGTCGGAAATGAGAGATGATGTAAAAATGATTCTTTTTGTTTCTGATGATGGTTGCATGTATTGTGAAGATACAAAGCAATTAATATCAGAAGTTGCTGAGTTATCCCCCAAGCTTCAATTCGAAGTTTACAATTTTGATTTTAGTCGAGAAAAAGCAGAATATTATCAAGTAGATAAAGTTCCTGCTCTCATTTTAGAGAACAAACGAGATTATGGGATTCGTTTTTATGGTATTCCCTCAGGTTATGAATTTGGAACTTTACTTCAAGATTTGATTTATGTATCCAACCTAAAAACTGATCTTTCACCAAAAACTCTTGACTTCATACGAAACCACATTAAACAACCTATTCATATTCAAGTGTTTGTGACTCCCACTTGTCCGTATTGTCCAAGAGCTGTTCTTTTAGCGCATTCCTTTGCTTTGGAAAGTGAATATGTGCGAGCAGACATGATAGAAGCAACCGAATTTCCTGACTTATCAAGAAAATATAGAGTCTTTGGTGTTCCCAAGACTGTGATTAATGATCGGATTCATATAGAAGGAGCAGTTCCAGAATCAGTCTTCATCAAGAAACTTCAAGAAATCCTCTAA
- the yihA gene encoding ribosome biogenesis GTP-binding protein YihA/YsxC, giving the protein MSKISYFPNARFYRAFSHIEAINQAKIPPIPVVAITGRSNSGKSSLINALCNHKDLAKTSSKPGKTRTINYYYIPSYKNLYKEFFLVDLPGYGYSEATKTEIQNLRVMIDQYIAKNPHLKILLLIVDVRREFQEEELSIIDYCLDHQKPFFVIRSKWDKLKHNERIDRIARWKLEPLIFEKSIAVSSLKKENLHLVVEKIMNALQN; this is encoded by the coding sequence ATGAGTAAGATTTCATATTTTCCAAACGCAAGGTTTTATAGGGCTTTTTCTCATATAGAAGCGATAAACCAAGCGAAGATCCCACCCATCCCCGTTGTTGCTATCACTGGAAGATCCAACTCAGGAAAATCTAGTCTGATTAATGCTCTGTGCAATCATAAAGACCTTGCAAAAACCTCATCAAAACCCGGAAAAACAAGAACTATCAATTATTATTACATTCCTTCTTACAAAAACTTATACAAAGAATTCTTTTTAGTAGACTTGCCGGGGTATGGATATTCGGAAGCAACAAAAACCGAAATCCAAAACCTACGCGTGATGATAGACCAGTATATTGCCAAAAATCCTCATTTAAAAATTCTTTTGTTGATTGTAGATGTTCGAAGAGAGTTTCAAGAGGAAGAACTATCAATCATTGATTACTGCCTTGACCATCAAAAGCCTTTTTTTGTCATACGAAGTAAATGGGATAAATTAAAACATAATGAACGTATTGATCGCATCGCACGATGGAAATTAGAACCTCTTATTTTTGAAAAAAGTATTGCAGTATCCTCCCTCAAAAAAGAAAACCTCCATCTTGTAGTAGAAAAAATAATGAATGCTCTTCAAAACTAA
- the panC gene encoding pantoate--beta-alanine ligase yields MKTLKLVKKIKNLKEEIHQAKRDNKTIGFIPTMGYLHEGHLSLVREAQKECDFIVVSIFVNPIQFNSEEDLKNYPRDLERDLRLLQQENVDLVFAPELEEIYPTKPTITLDIPSLTNKLCGLYRPGHFQGVLLVVLKLFHLVEPNKAYFGKKDYQQYRIIQKMVEELNLDIEIVGCPLVREESGLAMSSRNVRLSEKSYNDAVLISRALRIAKNEWMKGETQPNVLKEIIKDIIETGSLNRVEYVEIVDPITLESVEKVRENDLIAVAVYTENVRLIDNIELKKD; encoded by the coding sequence ATGAAAACGCTAAAATTAGTAAAAAAAATTAAGAACCTAAAAGAAGAAATCCATCAGGCAAAAAGAGATAATAAAACCATTGGTTTTATACCAACAATGGGTTATTTACATGAAGGGCATCTTTCTTTAGTAAGAGAGGCTCAAAAAGAGTGTGATTTTATTGTGGTAAGCATTTTCGTAAATCCGATTCAATTCAATTCAGAAGAGGATTTGAAAAATTATCCAAGGGATTTGGAAAGAGATTTACGTCTTTTACAACAAGAAAACGTGGATTTGGTTTTTGCTCCTGAATTGGAAGAAATTTATCCCACAAAACCCACGATCACTTTAGACATACCCAGTTTGACGAATAAACTATGTGGTTTGTATCGACCAGGGCACTTTCAAGGCGTATTGCTGGTGGTTCTAAAACTTTTTCATTTGGTGGAACCAAATAAAGCTTACTTTGGGAAAAAGGATTACCAACAATATCGTATCATTCAAAAAATGGTGGAAGAACTCAACTTAGATATAGAAATTGTTGGTTGTCCACTTGTGCGAGAAGAATCAGGATTAGCAATGAGCTCTAGAAATGTTCGTCTTTCTGAAAAAAGCTACAACGATGCTGTTTTAATTTCTCGGGCTTTGCGTATAGCCAAAAATGAGTGGATGAAAGGAGAAACTCAACCCAACGTATTGAAAGAAATCATCAAAGACATCATCGAAACTGGAAGTTTAAATCGTGTAGAATATGTGGAAATTGTAGATCCCATCACTCTGGAAAGTGTGGAAAAGGTCCGAGAAAACGATCTTATTGCAGTAGCCGTTTATACGGAAAATGTAAGATTGATTGATAATATAGAGTTAAAAAAAGATTAA
- a CDS encoding MGMT family protein, whose product MIYHYHHPPVFLEIEIAYQNEYFIKKIRFLKETKEIQTNPLDQHQKKFIKVVVEYFHNYFHHLPLKNKPNFILEGTEFQIQVWKELNKIPMGEVVSYEELAVRAGFSKSYARAVGQACRKNPIPILIPCHRVIGKNESLVGFAGGIEIKKWLLKHENAKISKKN is encoded by the coding sequence ATGATTTATCATTACCATCATCCACCTGTTTTTTTAGAAATAGAAATTGCATACCAAAACGAATACTTTATCAAAAAAATTCGGTTTTTAAAAGAAACCAAAGAAATTCAGACAAATCCCCTAGACCAACACCAAAAAAAATTCATAAAAGTAGTAGTAGAATACTTCCATAACTATTTTCATCACCTACCCCTCAAAAACAAACCAAACTTCATTTTAGAAGGAACGGAGTTTCAAATTCAGGTTTGGAAAGAACTGAACAAAATTCCTATGGGAGAAGTCGTGTCTTACGAGGAATTAGCTGTCCGTGCAGGATTTTCCAAATCCTATGCGAGAGCTGTTGGTCAAGCTTGTAGAAAAAACCCTATCCCCATCCTCATTCCTTGTCATAGGGTGATAGGAAAAAATGAATCCTTAGTTGGATTTGCCGGAGGAATTGAAATAAAAAAATGGTTATTGAAACATGAAAACGCTAAAATTAGTAAAAAAAATTAA
- a CDS encoding low molecular weight phosphotyrosine protein phosphatase — translation MEKKKIRVLFVCHGNICRSPAAKGTFIKLIRDKKLEEYFHVDAAGVSAYHIGESPHPNTIKAGLEMGITIQHKARQLTYKDLDDFDYIIAMDHYNYSDILKLGNNNDHQKKVFLFREFDPEVINSHHVPDVPDPYYSGYSKFVEVQKIILRTSENLLNFILERELKK, via the coding sequence ATGGAGAAAAAGAAAATTCGGGTTCTTTTTGTATGTCATGGAAACATTTGTCGTTCTCCTGCCGCTAAAGGAACTTTTATCAAACTCATTAGAGATAAAAAGTTAGAAGAGTATTTTCATGTTGATGCAGCTGGGGTTAGTGCTTATCACATAGGAGAATCTCCTCATCCCAATACCATAAAAGCGGGGTTAGAAATGGGGATCACTATCCAACACAAAGCAAGGCAATTAACCTATAAGGACCTTGATGATTTTGACTATATCATTGCAATGGATCATTATAATTATTCAGATATTTTGAAATTAGGAAACAATAATGATCATCAAAAGAAAGTTTTTCTTTTTCGGGAATTCGATCCCGAAGTGATAAATTCCCATCACGTCCCAGACGTTCCTGATCCCTATTATAGTGGTTATTCCAAATTTGTGGAGGTTCAAAAAATCATTTTAAGAACTTCTGAAAACCTATTGAACTTTATCCTTGAACGAGAACTCAAAAAATGA
- a CDS encoding ATP-binding protein, translating into MKGILYRLILIVTAFYVIFLFSFFVVYLKDNTIFFQRIFVFIPVTLGLYLFTIYLIIRTSNYIVIPIKQILLQFEKFPKVDNFDSIQTKISEIQLLKNYTHDFLNRFSKHLEELNLEKSLLNALLNNLKEGVLCLHHDGKILYINEFVQEKFCYTIEERYNKTNELIGSNYFEVIKNSTILDIIYKVLYGKNSEYVFGGYKIDQNIFEFSNKDHYYQLRYYPISFQGLNSPQENEKLYLFIINDITQEQNVKRLREDFLQNASHELKTPITSIKGYTETLLDRIELNAKDKLITTFLEGILRNAERMERIINDMVMISSLESKSYPFHPIELDLRQFFSELNYIIEGILKTKNLKIIYKFLGNVPKIYADPLLLEHLILNLVSNAARYSKENDKIEIIVEKFNHGKVSISVKDYGPGIPDEYKEKIFERFFRIDKDRSRKEGGTGLGLSIVRQIVRIHKGSVFIKDNPEGGAIFVIILPI; encoded by the coding sequence ATGAAAGGTATTCTCTATCGGCTTATTCTTATAGTAACTGCTTTTTACGTAATTTTTCTTTTTTCGTTTTTCGTTGTTTATCTAAAAGATAATACCATTTTTTTTCAGAGAATCTTTGTCTTTATTCCTGTTACTCTTGGTTTGTATTTGTTTACGATTTATTTGATCATTAGAACTAGCAATTACATTGTAATTCCTATTAAGCAAATTCTCCTACAATTTGAAAAATTCCCCAAGGTTGATAACTTCGATAGCATCCAAACAAAGATTTCGGAAATCCAATTATTAAAAAATTATACTCATGATTTTTTGAATCGATTCTCAAAGCACTTAGAGGAACTCAATTTAGAAAAAAGTCTTTTGAATGCCCTTTTAAACAACCTGAAAGAAGGGGTTTTGTGCCTACATCATGATGGAAAAATTCTATACATTAATGAATTTGTTCAGGAAAAATTTTGCTATACCATAGAAGAAAGATATAATAAAACCAATGAGCTTATTGGCAGTAATTATTTCGAAGTGATTAAAAATTCTACTATCTTGGATATAATTTATAAAGTTTTATACGGGAAAAATTCTGAATATGTTTTTGGTGGATACAAGATTGATCAGAATATCTTTGAGTTCTCTAATAAAGATCATTACTATCAACTTCGCTATTATCCTATATCGTTCCAAGGCTTAAATTCACCTCAAGAAAATGAAAAGCTTTATTTGTTCATAATCAATGATATAACTCAGGAACAAAACGTCAAGCGATTGCGAGAAGATTTCTTACAAAATGCAAGTCATGAGTTAAAAACCCCCATCACGAGTATCAAAGGCTACACAGAAACTTTACTGGATCGGATAGAACTTAATGCCAAAGACAAACTGATAACTACTTTTTTAGAAGGCATTTTAAGAAATGCAGAAAGAATGGAAAGGATCATTAATGATATGGTGATGATTTCGTCTTTAGAATCAAAATCATATCCTTTCCATCCGATTGAGTTGGATTTAAGGCAATTTTTTTCAGAATTAAACTATATCATTGAAGGTATTTTAAAAACGAAAAATCTAAAGATAATTTATAAATTTCTTGGAAATGTCCCTAAGATTTACGCTGATCCACTTTTGCTGGAACATCTGATCTTAAACTTAGTTAGTAATGCTGCGAGATATTCAAAAGAAAATGATAAAATCGAAATCATTGTAGAAAAGTTCAATCACGGTAAAGTATCGATTTCTGTGAAGGATTATGGTCCTGGTATACCAGATGAGTATAAAGAAAAAATCTTCGAAAGGTTTTTTCGAATTGATAAGGATCGCTCTCGTAAAGAAGGTGGCACTGGTTTGGGTTTATCAATTGTAAGGCAAATCGTAAGAATCCACAAAGGATCAGTTTTTATCAAAGATAATCCTGAAGGCGGTGCTATTTTTGTGATAATTCTTCCAATATGA
- a CDS encoding response regulator has product MNNSTQISQQKTNSKDKSEMQGLRALIVEDEEDIQNILAYNLEAEGFIVSKTDNGIDAWNKIQKNLPDIILLDIMIPGINGLDLCKKIKSHYNVPVIMVTAKSGELDAILGLEIGADDYIRKPFSPRELIARVKAVLRRHRGDEELQEGSITIGGIHMNKTAHRVTINGREVDLTLIEFKLLKLFMENPDIAFTRDKLLDRVWGREVYVSDRTVDVNIKRLREKLGEEKHRLETIRGVGYRFRGN; this is encoded by the coding sequence ATGAATAATTCCACACAAATCTCACAACAAAAAACCAACTCAAAAGATAAAAGTGAAATGCAAGGGCTTAGAGCTCTTATTGTAGAAGACGAAGAAGATATCCAAAACATTTTAGCTTATAACTTAGAAGCGGAAGGATTCATTGTCTCAAAAACTGACAATGGAATTGATGCATGGAACAAAATTCAAAAGAACCTTCCTGATATCATTTTGTTGGACATCATGATACCTGGAATCAATGGCTTAGATTTATGTAAAAAAATTAAATCCCATTACAATGTTCCCGTGATTATGGTAACAGCGAAATCAGGAGAGTTGGATGCAATCTTAGGGTTAGAGATTGGAGCAGATGATTATATTAGAAAACCCTTTAGTCCGAGGGAATTGATTGCAAGAGTAAAAGCGGTTCTTCGCAGACATAGAGGTGATGAAGAACTACAAGAAGGTTCCATTACAATCGGTGGAATCCACATGAACAAAACTGCTCATAGAGTTACCATCAATGGACGAGAAGTGGACTTAACTTTAATTGAATTTAAACTTTTGAAGTTATTCATGGAAAATCCCGACATCGCTTTTACAAGAGATAAACTTTTAGATAGAGTATGGGGTAGAGAAGTTTATGTTTCCGACCGAACTGTGGACGTGAATATCAAGCGACTTCGAGAGAAATTAGGAGAAGAGAAACATCGATTAGAAACCATACGCGGAGTTGGCTATCGTTTCCGAGGGAATTGA